From Nicotiana tabacum cultivar K326 chromosome 22, ASM71507v2, whole genome shotgun sequence, one genomic window encodes:
- the LOC142175739 gene encoding uncharacterized protein LOC142175739, with product MDHRFTYLDLGSVHTSLCGEIYSTLSKGSITGSIREAPARLVRLDILEPNQVLACVVAQSSLFERIKARQYNDSNLLVLRETVLWGGAEEVTISDDSVLRLQGRLCVPNVDGLRETILEKAHSSRFLFNLGSMKMYCDLRQHYWRRLIKKDMVEYVARSLNFKQVKYEQQELGGLLK from the exons ATGGATCACAGGTTCACCTAccttgacctgggatcagttcaCACGTCTCTTTGTGgagagatatattccaccctctcaaagGGAAGCATTACGGGGTCAATTCGAGAGGCTCCAGCAAG acttgtgaggttggatatcttAGAGCCCAATcaagttcttgcatgtgtggtgGCTCAATCTTCCTTATTTGAGCGGATTAAGGCTCGTCAGTACAATGATTCTAACTTGCTAGTTCTTAGAGAGACAGTGCTATGGGGTGGTGCTGAAGAGGTTACTATCAGTGATGATAGTGTTCTGCGGCttcagggtcgcctatgtgttcctaatgttgatgggctgaGAGAGACTATTCTAGAGAAGGCACACAGTTCACGATTTTTATTTAATCTAGGTTCTATGAAGATGTACTGTGACCTGAGACAGCATTACTGGCGGCGGCTGATAAAGAAAGACATGGTAGAATATGTGGCGAGAAGTCTAAATTTtaagcaggttaagtatgagcaacAGGAGTTAGGTGGCCTACTTAAGTAG